DNA from Metabacillus flavus:
TTCAATAACAGGCTCAATCTCCGTTTTGGCAAAGTCCTGCACCATTTTCCTCATCATGTTCTGCTCATCTGTAAAATGAAGCTTCACCGCATGTCCCCCTTGATCAAGCGTATTCGTAAAAACCTCTGCCTGTTTTCTTGCCAAGCCAGCCTGCTTTTACATACTTTCTCAAAAGCGGACATGGGCGGTATTTATCATCACCGAAGCCCTCATGGAGCGTTTCCATAATATAAAGGCACGTGTCCAGACCGATAAAATCAGCGAGAGTCAGCGGCCCCATTGGATGGTTCATTCCGAGCTTCATAACTTCATCAATGGCCTCGCGGCTTGCGACACCTTCATAAAGCGTGTAGATAGCTTCGTTGATCATCGGCATTAAAATCCGGTTAGAGACGAACCCCGGAAAGTCATTCACCTCAACCGGCACCTTCTTGAGCTTTCGTGTCATTTCCTCCACTGCTTCATAAACCGCATCTTCTGTTGCAAGACCGCGGATTATTTCAACAAGCTTCATAACCGGTACCGGGTTCATAAAGTGCATCCCGATGACTTTGCCGGGCCGGTTTGTTGCAGCCGCGATTTCTGTAATAGGCAGAGAAGAGGTGTTCGTCGCAAGGATGGCTGACTCCGGTGTAATTTCATCCAGCTGAGCGAAAATGGTCTTTTTAATTTCCATGTTTTCGATTGCCGCTTCAATGATGAGGTCGGCCTCGCCGGCGCTTTTGATAGCTGTGGACCGTTCAATCCGGTTCAATACTTCTGCCTTGTCTGCGGCGGTCATTCTTTCTTTATCTACCTGTCGCTGAAGATTTTTTGCTATCCCTGATAACCCCCGTTCCAGAAATTCTTCTTTTAAATCCTGCAAAATGACGCTGAATCCAGCCATAGCACAAACCTGAGCAATCCCTGAACCCATTTGGCCTGCTCCAATCACCATTACTTTTTTAATTTCCATTTCCCATCCCCCTATGAATATCGTTCCTTACACTTCCACCATAATCGCATCACCCTGGCCGCCGCCGCTGCATATCGCTGCAACCCCAATGCCTCCCCCACGTCTTTTCAGCTCATGAATAAGCGTTAAGATGATGCGTGCTCCGCTTGCACCAATCGGATGTCCCAGTGCTACTGCACCGCCGTTTACATTCACTTTTTCCGGATCCAGGTCTGCCAGCTGATTGCTTGCAAGAGCCACAGCCGCAAACGCTTCGTTAATTTCAAACAAATCAATGTCCACTGCCGTTTTCCCGGTTTTCTTTAAAAGTTCATTGATGACAACCCCCGGTGTTTTTGGAAAATCCTTTGCTTCCATTGCCACTGCAGTATGAGCAATGATTGTGGCTAGCGGCGTTTTTCCTTCTTTTTCAGCCCGCTCCTCACTCATTAGAACAAATGCTGCCGCTCCATCGTTTACGCCCGGTGCATTTCCCGCCGTGATCGTTCCTTCATGGCCGAAAACCGGTTTAAGGCTTGAGAGTCTTTCAAGAGAAGTATCCGGACGCGGCGCCTCATCCTGATCAACTGTAATTGGATCTCCTTTTCGCTGCGGAACACTGACCGGCACGATTTCTTCACTGAAAATCCCTTTTTTTATGGCTTCCGAAGCACGCTGGTGGCTCCTGAGTGCCCACTCATCCTGGGACTCTCTCGTAATCTCTAAATCTCTCGCTGTTGAATTGCCGTACGTGCCCATATGCACCCCTTCAAAGCTGCACGTAAGACCGTCGTGGACCATTAAATCCTTAACAGCCGCATCCCCCATCCGAAGCCCCCATCTTGCCTTTGGTACGATATATGGAGCATTTGACATAGATTCCATGCCGCCTGCGACAATGATTTCCTCGTCCCCTGCACGGATGATTTGATCGGCCATCGTTACGCTTCTTAATCCGGACGCGCATACTTTATTCACGGTCTCTGTTTTTACTTCCCACGGAATACCAGCATGGCGTGCTGCCTGTCTTGAAGGGATTTGTCCCTGCCCTCCCTGAAGAACATTTCCGAGAATGACTTCGCCGACATCTTCCGGACGGACGCCGCTTCTTTCAAGCGCTTCCTTCACGGCAATTCCGCCGAGCTCTGACGCCGTTAAAGACTGAAGTGCTCCTCCAAACTTGCCAAAAGGTGTACGTGCTCCTCCAACGATTACCGTTTTCCTCATCATGTTTTCCTCCTCAAGTTTACTAGCAAGCGCTTACATTTAATGGCGACTGAACGCTCGCTCAGTTCAGTTAAAAAGGGACAGGCAGTACATACAGCACCGCCTTATCTCCCGATTTTATGCAATTTCCTTCTTCACATCTCCAATGACCGATTTTTCAAGCAGCTCGGCTACATCGTAGGTGGATACCGTTTCCTCGACTTCCTTTGCCTTCGTCCCATCGCTGAGCATGGTCAGACAGTAAGGACATCCCGAGCTGATCACGGTTGGATTTACAGCAAGCGCCTGTTCGGTTCTCGCTACATTGATGCGGGTTCCTGTATCCTCTTCCATCCACATTAAACCGCCGCCCGCTCCGCAGCACATTCCTGTTTCGCGCTTACGGGCCATTTCAACAAGCTTGACGCCAGGAATTGCTTTTAAAAGGTCCCTTGGCGCATCGTATACATCATTGTAGCGGCCAAGGTAGCAGGAATCATGGAAGGTAATCGTCTCTTTCACTTCATGGACCGGCTTAAGCCTGCCTTCCTTCACAAGCTTTGCAAGCAGTTCAGTATGATGATAAACCTCCGCATTCAGTCCAAAGTCCGGATACTCATTTTTGAAAATATTGTAGGCATGCGGATCGATCGTGACGATCTTTTTCACACCGATTTTCTCGAATTCATCAATATTCTTCGTCGCGAGCTCCTGGAATAAGAATTCATTTCCAAGTCTTCTAGGCGTATCGCCTGAGTTTTTCTCCTTATTGCCGAGAATCGCAAACTTCACACCCGCTTCATTCATCAGCTTCGCAAAGGAAAGGGCAATTTTCTGGCTGCGGTTGTCGAAGGAACCCATGGAGCCTACCCAGAACAGGTATTCAAACTCTTCCTCCTGTTTTTGAAGCTCTTTCACCGTCGGGATGACCACATCCTCGCGCGCTTCACGCCAGTTTTCGCGTTCTTTCCGGTTTAGTCCCCACGGATTTCCCTGACGCTCAATGTTCGTCATTGCACGCTGTGCATCAGCATCAAGCTTACCTTCTGTTAAAACAAGATAGCGGCGAAGATCAATAATCTTATCGACGTGTTCGTTCATAACCGGACACTGATCCTCACAGTTCCTGCAAGTCGTACAAGCCCAAATCTCTTCTTCCGTGATTACTTCGCCAATAAGGCTCGGATTGTACGCTGCAGCTGCGGCCGCTTCTTTGGATCCCTGACCAGCTGAAGCCATGGCCAGCTGATTTCCCTGTGTTTCAGCAAAGGCGAAAGCCGGTACCCAAGGTGTCTGAGACGTTACGGCAGCCCCCTTGTCTGTGAGATGATCCCTTAACCGCAAAATCAGGTCCATTGGTGAAAGCATTTTGCCTGTTCCGGTTGCAGGACACATATTTGTGCACCTTCCGCATTCTACACAGGCATAAAGATCAATCAGCTGGGACTGTTTAAAATCTTCTATTTTTCCAACCCCGAAGGATTCCTTTGATTCATCTTCAAAATCAATCTTTTCAAGCTTTGCAGGCGGTCCCACTCTGGAGAAGAATGTATTGGCCGGCCCTGCGATTAAGTGGGCATGCTTGGATTGAGGGACGTATACAAGGAACGTCAGCAAAATCAGCAAATGCACCCACCAGGATACGTAAAAAACGACGATAGCGGCCGTTTCATTCATAAAGCCGAAAATGAACGCAAGCGACGAAGCAATCGGCTCTGTCCATGTCAGTTCATGATCATGCCAAATGATGCCCATTGCATTTCCTAGAAGCACGGAGATCATTAAGCCTCCGATAAATATCAGGACGAGTCCCGCTTTAAAATTCCGCTTTAAACGGACAAGCTTTTCAATATAGCGTCTGTAAAACGCCCAGACGACGGCAATAAGAATGACAAGCGTTACGATTTCCTGGAAAAAAGTAAAGCCGGGATAAAGCGGTCCAAGCGGCAGATGCGCCCCTGGAGACAGCCCTTTTATAATAAAATCTATCGCCCCAAACTGGACGAGGATAAATCCGTAAAAGAACATAACATGAATGATTCCGCTCTTTTTATCCTTCAGCAGCTTCTTCTGGCCAAAGACGTTTACCCAAATCCGATCAAGCCGGTCTTTCCATTTCCCGTCAAACTCTTCTTTTCTGCCCATCCGG
Protein-coding regions in this window:
- a CDS encoding 3-hydroxybutyryl-CoA dehydrogenase codes for the protein MEIKKVMVIGAGQMGSGIAQVCAMAGFSVILQDLKEEFLERGLSGIAKNLQRQVDKERMTAADKAEVLNRIERSTAIKSAGEADLIIEAAIENMEIKKTIFAQLDEITPESAILATNTSSLPITEIAAATNRPGKVIGMHFMNPVPVMKLVEIIRGLATEDAVYEAVEEMTRKLKKVPVEVNDFPGFVSNRILMPMINEAIYTLYEGVASREAIDEVMKLGMNHPMGPLTLADFIGLDTCLYIMETLHEGFGDDKYRPCPLLRKYVKAGWLGKKTGRGFYEYA
- a CDS encoding heterodisulfide reductase-related iron-sulfur binding cluster; protein product: MSILLWINLIAFLLVTAYAVALFVHLIRSRIAYIRMGRKEEFDGKWKDRLDRIWVNVFGQKKLLKDKKSGIIHVMFFYGFILVQFGAIDFIIKGLSPGAHLPLGPLYPGFTFFQEIVTLVILIAVVWAFYRRYIEKLVRLKRNFKAGLVLIFIGGLMISVLLGNAMGIIWHDHELTWTEPIASSLAFIFGFMNETAAIVVFYVSWWVHLLILLTFLVYVPQSKHAHLIAGPANTFFSRVGPPAKLEKIDFEDESKESFGVGKIEDFKQSQLIDLYACVECGRCTNMCPATGTGKMLSPMDLILRLRDHLTDKGAAVTSQTPWVPAFAFAETQGNQLAMASAGQGSKEAAAAAAYNPSLIGEVITEEEIWACTTCRNCEDQCPVMNEHVDKIIDLRRYLVLTEGKLDADAQRAMTNIERQGNPWGLNRKERENWREAREDVVIPTVKELQKQEEEFEYLFWVGSMGSFDNRSQKIALSFAKLMNEAGVKFAILGNKEKNSGDTPRRLGNEFLFQELATKNIDEFEKIGVKKIVTIDPHAYNIFKNEYPDFGLNAEVYHHTELLAKLVKEGRLKPVHEVKETITFHDSCYLGRYNDVYDAPRDLLKAIPGVKLVEMARKRETGMCCGAGGGLMWMEEDTGTRINVARTEQALAVNPTVISSGCPYCLTMLSDGTKAKEVEETVSTYDVAELLEKSVIGDVKKEIA
- a CDS encoding acetyl-CoA C-acetyltransferase, whose amino-acid sequence is MRKTVIVGGARTPFGKFGGALQSLTASELGGIAVKEALERSGVRPEDVGEVILGNVLQGGQGQIPSRQAARHAGIPWEVKTETVNKVCASGLRSVTMADQIIRAGDEEIIVAGGMESMSNAPYIVPKARWGLRMGDAAVKDLMVHDGLTCSFEGVHMGTYGNSTARDLEITRESQDEWALRSHQRASEAIKKGIFSEEIVPVSVPQRKGDPITVDQDEAPRPDTSLERLSSLKPVFGHEGTITAGNAPGVNDGAAAFVLMSEERAEKEGKTPLATIIAHTAVAMEAKDFPKTPGVVINELLKKTGKTAVDIDLFEINEAFAAVALASNQLADLDPEKVNVNGGAVALGHPIGASGARIILTLIHELKRRGGGIGVAAICSGGGQGDAIMVEV